ACCGCAGTAATTGCAACAAACGCCAATTTTTCAAACAGTCCTATGGTTCCTTCCTTACGCTTTATCGTTACCCATGATGTAACCACAAGGTACAACGCAAGAACCGAAATAGCCGGGGTATCGCCACTGGCAATATCTAAATAAATCGCCGATGTTGATACCAACACCATAGAAACAAAAAAGATGTTGCCACCAAAACGATGAAACTTACCGCCTTTTTTAGCAAGTAGCGCCACTGTTGCGAAAAGAAGTACTAAAACCCCGCCAAGTATATGAAGTGCCAACATCACGATTCCTTTGTATTTTTCATCTAACCATGAACTAACGATATATGCTCAAAAAGCATACACGAGGAAGTGTGTATTGGCGTATCAGGAATGTTACTTGATGTTTCGGAACGTTATATTTTCAATGCCCTTTCACCGCGAGCAATCCCAACGGTGCCTGAGCGCACCACTTCTAGTACACTAATTTGATCGTTTAACGCGGCGATAAATCCTGTCAGTTTTTCGTTATTGCCAATCAGCTGGATGGTAAAGATATTAGCGGTAACATCTACAATTTGACCACGAAAAATGTCGTTGCAACGTACCACTTCTGCTCGCTGTTCGGATGAACTGGCGCTTACTTTAATCAACATCAGTTCACGCTCGATATGTGCCTTTTCAGTTAAATTGCTAACCTTAAGCACATCCACCAGCTTATTCACTTGTTTGGTAATTTGCTCTAACACACGATCGTCACCAAAAGTGGTTATCGTCAGCCGAGATAATGTTTCATCGTCCGTCGGCGCAACCGATAAGGTTTCAATGTTATAGCCACGTTGTGAAAATAACCCGACTACACGAGACAATGAGCCCGGTTCATTTTCCATTAAGATTGAAAGAATGCGCTTCATTATTTATCTCCTTTGCTCAAAACCATCTCATCCATTGCGCCACCTTTGATTTGCATCGGATACACGTGCTCAGTTTCATCAACGATAATGTCTACAAATACTAGCCTGTCGGTTAACGACATTGCATGCTCTAAAGTGCTTTGGAGATCTTCTGCACGCTCTACTCGCAGTCCAACATGTCCATACGCTTCCACCAATTTCACAAAGTCGGGTAATGACGCCATGTAAGATTGCGAGTGACGACCGCCATAAATCATGTCTTGCCATTGGCGCACCATGCCTAGCGACCCATTATTTAAAGAGATTATTTTTACCGGAATATTGTATTGCATACAGGTTGAAAGCTCTTGAATATTCATTTGAATAGAGCCATCACCAGTTACGCACACCACGGTTTCATTTGGAAACGCTAGCTTAACGCCCATTGCAGCAGGAAAGCCAAAGCCCATGGTGCCTAGCCCACCTGAATTTATCCAGCGCCTTGGTTTGGCAAAAGGATAATATAACGCCGCAAACATTTGATGCTGGCCCACATCAGAAGTGACATAAGCATCGCCATTTGTTGCTTGATATAGCGCTTGAATGGCTTGCTGCGGTTTAATTTTTTCTTGTTGTGCTGGCGGCTGAAAGGCCAAGCATTGTTGCGCACGCCAGTCGTTAATTTGTTGCCACCACGCGGATATTGCGTCGTTATCCAGCTGTAGGTTTGCGCGCGATATCAATTTCATTAGTTGCTTAAGCACCGTTTTTACATTGCCCACAATGGGAATATGCGCCTCAATCGTTTTTGAAATAGAGGCAGGATCAACGTCTACATGTAATACCGTGGCATTAGGGCAGAACTTTTTGACATTATTGGTAACGCGATCATCAAAGCGTGCACCCAGTGCAATAATTAAGTCAGCGTTAGCCATTGCGTTATTTGCTTCTAGCGTTCCGTGCATGCCTAACATGCCTACAAATTGCGGATGCGTACCCGATATGCAGCCCAATCCCATTAATGTATTAGTGACAGGGGCATTTAATTTTTCAGCAAATTCTGTTAACTCGGCAGAGGCATTAGCCGCTATGACGCCCCCACCGCTGTAGATAATAGGACGTTTAGCGTTAACGATGGCTTCAACGGCTTTTTTAATTTGGCGCGAATGTCCTTTATCCGTTGGGTTATATGAGCGCATTTTAATATCGCGCGGTAATTGGTAAGGAAATTTATGCTGTGGATTAACCGCGTCTTTTGGCAAATCAACAACAACCGGCCCCGGTCGGCCTGTGCTTGCTAAATAATAAGCCTTAGCGATGGCGGCAGGAATATCGGTGGCTTTTTTACATAAGAAACTATGTTTTACAATCGGACGCGAGCACCCCACCATATCGGTTTCTTGGAACGCGTCTTCACCAATCATGGTGGTTGGTACTTGCCCAGACAGCACGACTAATGGAATTGAGTCCATGTACGCGGTTGCAATACCGGTGATCGTATTGGTCGCACCGGGACCTGACGTCACTAACACCGAGCCCACTTCTCCGGTGGCTCTGGCATAACCGTCGGCTGCATGAACAGCAGCTTGCTCGTGTCGCACTAAAATGTGCTCTATTTCGCTGTCTTTAAATAACGCGTCGTAAATATCCAATACCGCGCCACCCGGGTAACCAAATAGATGTTTTACGCCTAAATCTCTAAGCGCAGCGACCACCATTTCGGCACCAGATAACATTGGAGAACCTTGCTGATTGTGCTCAGCTTTATCGGGCGTATCTGCATTGGAACCATGCAGAGAGGTATGCTGCGATGTCATAATAATATTCCTTTGTTGCTCATTATTATTGTAAAAAAAGTTGATAGCTTGGGTTGTTAGTTTCATCTTTCCAACCATAACCCAACGCTGTTAAGAACTGATGAAATTCAAGGTGCTCGTTATCTGGTAATTCAAACCCTGCAAGCACTTGCCCGATGGCAGCACCATGATTGCGATAATGAAATAACGTAATATTCCAACGTGCGCCTAATGTGTCTAAAAATGTGAGCAGCGCGCCACTGCATTCAGGAAACTCAAAACGGTAAACGCGCTCGGTTAAGGTGGCATTCGAACGCCCACCCACCATATGCCGCACATGTAACTTAGCCGTTTCATCATCCGACATATCTACATATTCATAACTATTATTGCTGAGTTGCTGTTTAAGTTCGGTCAGTTCGGCCGCGCCTTCTGTGAGCTTAATGCCTACATAAATATGTGCATGCGATGATGCCGCTTGCCGATAATTAAACTCGGTGATCGCTTTACCCCCTAATGCTTGGCAAAATGCGAGATAACTGCCTTTATGCTCAGGAATTTTTACCGCCAGCACCGCTTCTTTTTGTTCACCTAGCTCGGTACGTTCCGACACGTAGCGCAGCGTATCGAAGTTCATATTAGCTCCTGACAGCACCGCAGATAACTGCAATGGCACTTCATGATGCTTTGCAGCATATTTCTTTAAGCCTGCCAATGCTAATGCGCCCGCAGGCTCTGCAATGGCTCTTACATCATCAAAAATATCTTTTATGGCAGCACAAATTTCGTCACTGCTAACAGTGATCACTTCATCGCAGTATTGGCTTGCTAATCGAAAGGTTTCTTTTCCCATTTGCTTTACCGCTACGCCATCCGCAAATGTGCCAACACGCGACAACGCCGCAGGCACTGCAGTGTCAGTATTTTCTGCTTCACTAGCTACATTGGCATGATGCATTGTTAACGCATGTTGAAAACACGCTGCATCGTGAGGTTCAACACCAATCACCTTGATGCTGGGCATAAGGTACTTAATATACAGCGCCATTCCCGCCAATAAGCCGCCACCACCAACAGGAATAAACACCGCATCCAACTTAGGTTGCTGTTCAAGTAACTCTTTCGCAACGGTGCCTTGTCCAGCTATCACATTGGCATCATCAAACGGCGGAATAAACGTAGCGCCTGTTTCACGCGCAATGCACCGCGCTTGTTGTTGTGCTTCATCAAAATTTTTACCGTGCAACACAACATCAGCGCCCAAGCGCTTCACGGCACTCACTTTGATTTCTGGAGTAGTGATAGGCATTACAATCGTAGCGTTAATCGCCAGCTTAGTACTGGACAGCGCTACGCCTTGAGCATGATTACCTGCTGACGCAGCGATAACACCAGCAGCGCGCTGTGAAGCAGACAGTGTCACTATTTTGTTGTAGGCTCCACGGATTTTAAATGAATGCACAGGCTGCATATCTTCACGCTTAAGGCTGATTTTATGGCCTAACCGCGCACTTAATTTATGCAAACTACTTAATGGTGTATGTTGAGCCACATCATACACAGGAGCCAATAAAATCTGCTTAATGTACTGTTCAACTGACCAAGTCAGTAAGGGTTCGCTGGATGAATCAGCAACAGATAAATCATGGTTCAATTGACAAGCAGTTTGCGACGACATTAGTCCTGCTCCAGTTTTGCTAAATCACGTACCGCCCCTTGATCAGCACTGGTTGCTAACATGGCATAAGTTTTTAACGCGGCTGAAACTGGTCGCTCACGGTTAAGCGGTTTCCATGCTTTATTACCACGTTGCAACATCTGCTGTTTACGCGACGCTAATTCATCATCGCTTATTGCTAGCTGAATAGTTCGTTCAGGAATATTGATATCAATTGGGTCGTCGTTTTCAACTAACGCAATCACGCCACCACTTGCGGCTTCTGGCGATACATGACCAATCGACAAGCCTGATGTGCCACCTGAAAAGCGCCCGTCAGTAATTAATGCACACGCTTTGCCTAGCCCCATCGACTTTAAATAGCTTGTTGGATAAAGCATTTCTTGCATTCCCGGGCCGCCTTTTGGGCCTTCATAACGAATAACTACTACGTGCCCTGCTTTTACTTGTCCACTAAGAATGCCGCTCACCGCGTCATCTTGGCTTTCAAACACAATGGCTTTACCACTGAATATTAAACTGTCTTCATCAACACCTGCCGTTTTTACAATACATCCCTTTTCAGCTAAGTTGCCACTTAATACAGCTAACCCGCCATCTTGGCTATAAGCAAACTCACGACTGCGAATACAACCTGCTTCCCTGTCATCATCAAGGGTATCGAAACGACAATCTTGACTAAACGCTTTCGTGGTACGAATACCAGCAGGTCCTGCCCTAAAGAAGGAGTTAACAGTGTCATCTTTGGTAATTTTTACATCCCACTGTTGCAGCACGTTCGCCAGCGTATCAGCAGCGACATGGCCAACATCTGTATTCAATAAATTGGCGCGTGCCAGCTCGCCTAAAATGCCTATCACGCCACCAGCGCGATGTACATCTTCCATATGATATTTTGGTGTAGACGGCGCGACTTTACATAAATGCGGTACGATACGTGACAAGCGATCAATATCGTCCATGGTGAAGTTAATATTTGCTTCTTGCGCCGCAGCAAGCAGGTGCAATACCGTATTAGTTGAACCGCCCATCGCAATATCTAAACACATCGCATTTTCAAACGCAGATTTGTTAGCAATGTTACGTGGCAATACGGCTTCGTTACCATTGTCATAATATTGCTGACATAGCTCAACGATGCGCTTTCCTGCGTGTAAAAAGAGTTTTTCTCGGTCTTGATGAGTCGCCAGCATCGAGCCATTACCCGGTAATGATAACCCCAGCGCTTCCGTTAAACAGTTCATCGAATTAGCGGTAAACATGCCAGAGCATGAGCCACACGTTGGACAAGCAGAGCGTTCTATTTGTTCAGTTTGTTCGTCCGACACAGTAGGATCAGCAGCACTGACCATCGCATCGACTAAATCAAGCTTAATGATTTGATCAGACAGTTTAGTTTTACCCGCTTCCATCGGCCCGCCAGAAACAAACACCACTGGAATATTCAAGCGCATGGCGGCCATTAACATGCCCGGTGTAATTTTGTCGCAATTTGAAATACATACCATGGCATCCGCACAGTGTGCATTCACCATATATTCGACCGAATCAGCAATCAGCTCTCGCGAAGGTAAACTGTACAGCATACCGCTGTGCCCCATTGCAATACCATCGTCTACAGCAATAGTATTAAATTCTTTGGCAATGCCACCTGCCTGCTCTATTTCGCGTGCAACCAACTGGCCTAAGTCTTTTAAATGGACATGACCAGGCACAAACTGGGTAAACGAGTTAACTACGGCAATAATCGGTTTACCAAAGTCCTGATCTTTCACCCCCGTGGCGCGCCAAAGCGCACGTGCACCAGCCATGTTACGGCCTTGCGTTGTGGTTGCAGAGCGCAGGGTAATTTTACGGTTCGTACTCGTCATTATTGGTTCCTTACTATTGCCTACTTTTTTCATTGGTTAATGTGATTAAGGTTAACTATTTACTGGTGTTAACCAGCCCCATTTATCTTCAGTTTGACCGTTAAACAAACCAAAAAATGCCTTTTGTACCTTTTCAGTAATTGGACCTCGGCCGCCATTACCCACAGCAATACCATCAACACTGCGTACTGGTGTTACTTCTGCGGCTGTGCCACACATTAAAATTTCATCCGCAAGGTACAATGACTCGCGCGGAATATTTTGTTCACGCACTTCGTAGCCCATTTCTTGTAGTAAGGTAATAATCGTGGCACGGGTGATCCCCGGTAAAATTGCGGCAGTTAATGGGGTAGTCATGACCACGTTATCGCGGATCACAAATAAGTTTTCACCTGCACCTTCACTCACATAACCATGCACGTCTAAGGCGATGCCTTCACCATAACCATGTTGCGCCGCTTCAATTGAGATAAGCTGTGAAGAAAGGTAATTACCACCCGCTTTTGCACCAGTAGGTATGGTGTTTGCCGCTAATCTTGACCATGAAGACACACCGGCATCAACACCATTTTCAAGTGCTTCGTCACCTAAATATGCGCCCCAATTCATTGCTGCTACAGCAACGTCGGTTTCAGTGCCCGCGGGTACACGTAGCCCAAGACCGATTTCTCCATAAAAGGCGACCGGGCGTAAGTACGCTGACTTCATGCCGTTTTCTTTAATCACGTCTTTACATGCTTGGTTTATTTGCGCTTCGGTATAAGGGATAACCATGCGGTAGATTTTTGCTGAATCGAATAAGCGACGAGTGTGTTCCTCTAACCGAAAAATGCATGGGCCGTTAGGCGTATCGTAAGCGCGAACACCTTCAAATACCGACGATCCATAATGCAATGCATGGCTTAATACATGCACTTTAGCGTCAGCATACGGCATCATTTTTCCATTAAACCAAATTTTATCTACACTCATTGTAATTCCTTACTTTTCATTCTTTGTGTTGTGCGTTGCCATGGCATATAAACACGTTCTGTACGTATTCACCTGATCCATCATTTACGATCGTAGTGCCAAGGCAACATTCGTTGTACGGCTATTTATTGTTGCGATATCCATTGTATTCGACATTTTTTCTAGTGTTGGCTGCGTATCCAGTACGTTAACTGTAGCCACGTCAAATAATTTTTCTAACTGGTGCGTTAATAAATGGATCGCATGGTTGCTAGTTACTGTAACTGATATTAGTAACATTTGCTGATCATCTTGTTGATATTCGTTAGCAATCAACACTTGCTGTGTGGTGAGCTGTAATAGCTGAAATCCGCGAAAACGCATGGTCTGCAAAATACGCTCTAAGGCCGCTGGAGTCTGGTGCGCTAAAATCGTTAAAGACTGTTGATTATTCATTGCGTTAACTCCGTTAGCATTTCATGATTGGGGCGATTAGGGGGTACTAATGGCCATACATTGTCGGTTTCGTTAATTTTTACATGCAATAAAAACGCGCCTTGCCAACTCAGCATGGCTTCCAACGCTTGTGGAATATCTTGTGAACTGTCAATCGTTAACCCTGGAATATCAAATGCGGCGGCTAATTGCACAAAATCGGGGTTGTCAGATAAGTCGGTATGACTAAAACGTTTATCGAAAAACAGTTCTTGCCATTGCTTCACCATACCTAATCGACTGTTATCCATAATGATGATTTTAACAGGCAAACCAAATCGCTTAATCGTTGCTAACTCTTGCACATTCATCATAAAGCTACCGTCACCAGATACTGCTACCACAGTATCGCCAGTTCTTGCTAGCTGTGCGCCAATCGCAGCAGGTAAACCAAAGCCCATGGTGCCTAAGCCACCGCTAGTTAAATGATCGCTAGGTTGCGCAAATTGCATATGCTGCGCTACCCACATTTGATGCTGCCCTACGTCGCAACACACAACTTTATTAGACGGTAACGTATCACTTAATTGTTTTAAGAAGTGTGGCCCATCAATTTTACTAGTGACACCGTCATCTTCTTGCGCATTTGGGGTTGCCGTTGAGACTTGATCGTAATTCCATGCATAGGTTCGTTGCCAAGATTCCACTTGTTGCTGCCACGGTGTAAGATCAATTTGCTTGTCATTACTCGCAAGTAGCCCTGCGGTTAATTGCGGCAGCAAATGCTTGAAGGGTTCTACAAACGCCACATCAGCGGCACGCAGTTTGTTGATTTCCGCAGCATCAATATCGCAATGTATCACAGTGGCATCAGCGGCAAACTCATCTAATTTTCCGGTTACACGGTCATCGAAGCGCGCGCCAATACACATTAATAAATCACAGGCTTGTACAGTATAGTTGGCAGCTTGGCTGCCGTGCATACCCAGCATACCTAAATCAAGCGGATAATCTGTGGCAACCGTGCCTAGCGCCTTTAAGGTACTTACCACTGGCCATTTGGCTGCGTTAAGCAATGCGTTGAATTCCTCTTTCGCCTTCGCCATATGCACACCACCGCCAATATAAAGTAATGGGCGCTGGGCATCACTCATCAACTTTGCGGCTTGCTGTAAACGCTTGGAAAGATCACTCGGGTCAGGTGTTGTAGTCATTAATTGAGGCGCGTGTTGTGGTTGCGCGTTGTAATTAGCCGGTGCGTTATTGATCAGGGGTTTTTCATCCAGCATTTCCTCATCCAGCTCTTTCCCATCAATATGCGCTAATTGAATATCTTTTGGAATATCTACCAACACTGGGCCGGGACGACCATCATGTGCTAATGCAATTGCCGCTTTTAGCGTGTCGGCCAGCTGTTCAACAGACTCAACCAAAAAGCTATGTTTGGTCACCGTCAGTGACAATCCCAGCACATCCACTTCTTGAAAAGCGTCGGTGCCCATTACTTGGCTGGCAACTTGACCGGTAATTGCCACTAGTGGCACAGAATCTAACTTAGCATCAGCAAGCGCAGTAATAAGGTTCGTAGCGCCAGGGCCACTGGTCGCAAAACAAACGCCTGTTTTGCCACTTGAACGCGCATAGCCTAGTGCCGCAAATCCTGCACCTTGCTCGTGGCGGCACAAATAGTGGTTAATTTCGCTGTCATACAGAGCGTCATAAATTGGCATAATGGCACCACCCGGATAGCCAAAAACACTATCTATGTTGTGCTGCTGCAATGTGTGAAGTACCAATTCTGCGCCATTCATTTTTTGTTCTACCGTTATTTATTTGATGCCTAATTACTTTTTTTGGTCATAAAAAAACCCCCGGTCCTTGCGGAGCGGGGGTTTTCGGAAACTGTTGCAGCTAGTTACCCAATAACACACCCCGCCGTGCGCGAATAATCACGACGACCACTGAAATAATAATGTTGTTAATTAGGGTGATTAGGCTGTTCATACTTTAAATACTGTTTCTCGTTTACACTAAAAATTAGGTTAAGCGTTATGCTAAAAATGTCACTTCAAGCCATGTTAATGTTGAAGCGCTTAGAAAAAAGCCAACAACTGGTCAGCTTTGTTCTTTTATTTTTAGGCGCCTATGCAGTTAAAGTCAACGCCTTTATCAAGTTCCTTTAGTTATGGCTATATTCTTTTTAGGAATAAGAAGCCATTTATTACTGGTTAACAACATAAATAAAATTCAATGTATTTTCATTACTTTTAGCATCATAATTATCACTTTTATCTACAGTTAGTGACTTTTAATAATCGCTTTCATGTCCTTCATATAACCACGCAGTTCGCGACCCACTTGCTCTATGTGATGCTGTCTAATTGCGTCGTTCACAGTGGCTAACGCTTGATTATCAACGCTCAGCGAATCTAACGCTAACCCTTTACCTATTTGCTCTGTGGTTAGTTTCGGCATGATAGTGTCACGCAACATTGGTACGGCAGCGTTGGCAAAAAGGTAATTGCCATATTCCGCAGTATCTGAGATCACCACGTTCATTTCATATAGGCGTTTTCGCGCAATAGTATTCGCAATTAATGGCGTTTCGTGTAGTGACTCGTAATAAGCTGATTCAGGTAAAATGCCCGACTCAACCATCACTTCAAATGCCAATTCAACACCTGCTTTTATCATCGCGACTAGGAAAATACCCTGTTCAAAGTATGTTTGCTCTTCTAGCTTTTCTTCGCTAGCAGGCGCTTGCTCAAACCCAGTTTCATTGGTTTGTTCACGCCATGTCAGTAAATTTTTATCATTATTGTGCCAATCAGCAATCATATTCTGCGAAAAGTCACCGGATAAAATGTCATCCATGTGCTTTTCAAAAAGCGGTCTTAATGTATGTTTTAGTTGCTCGCTTAGCTCAAATGCCGCCAGTTTAGATGGATTAGAAAGTCTATCCATCATATGACTAATACCACCAATTTTTAGGGCTTCAGTGATGGTTTCTAATCCTTGCTGAATAAGTTCGGCAGCATATGCTGGTGCAATATCAGCTTCCATCATTTTGTCGTAACCTAGAATGGCAGCCGTTTGTAACATTCCGCATAATATGGTTTGTTCACCCATTAAATCCGACTTCACTTCAGCGACAAACGACGATGCTAATACGCCAGCACGGTCACCCCCAGTTGCAGAGGCTAGTGCTTTTGCAATCTCGAAACCTTGCTGTTGGGGATCATTCTCTGGGTGCACTGCAATTAAAGTCGGTACACCAAACCCACGTTTGTATTCTTCACGCACTTCGGTGCCTGGGCACTTAGGTGCACACATTACCACGGTGATATCTGAACGGATTTTCTGACCTTCTTCAACAATGTTAAAACCGTGCGAATAAGCAAGTGTGGCACCTTGCTTCATCAGTGGCATCACCGCTGCAACCACTTGACTATGCTGTTTATCGGGCGTTAAGTTATAGACTAGATCGGCATCAGGAATGAGCGTTTGGTAATCCCCAACTTCAAAATCGTTTTCTGTCGCACGTTGCCAAGACAGGCGTTGTTGGGTGATCGCTTCAGGGCGTAAG
This is a stretch of genomic DNA from Flocculibacter collagenilyticus. It encodes these proteins:
- the ilvC gene encoding ketol-acid reductoisomerase is translated as MSNQHAEQNYFNQLSLRQQLAQLGVCRFMARDEFEQGCQFLKGKKIVIIGCGAQGLNQGLNMRDSGLSIAYALRPEAITQQRLSWQRATENDFEVGDYQTLIPDADLVYNLTPDKQHSQVVAAVMPLMKQGATLAYSHGFNIVEEGQKIRSDITVVMCAPKCPGTEVREEYKRGFGVPTLIAVHPENDPQQQGFEIAKALASATGGDRAGVLASSFVAEVKSDLMGEQTILCGMLQTAAILGYDKMMEADIAPAYAAELIQQGLETITEALKIGGISHMMDRLSNPSKLAAFELSEQLKHTLRPLFEKHMDDILSGDFSQNMIADWHNNDKNLLTWREQTNETGFEQAPASEEKLEEQTYFEQGIFLVAMIKAGVELAFEVMVESGILPESAYYESLHETPLIANTIARKRLYEMNVVISDTAEYGNYLFANAAVPMLRDTIMPKLTTEQIGKGLALDSLSVDNQALATVNDAIRQHHIEQVGRELRGYMKDMKAIIKSH
- the ilvG gene encoding acetolactate synthase 2 catalytic subunit is translated as MNGAELVLHTLQQHNIDSVFGYPGGAIMPIYDALYDSEINHYLCRHEQGAGFAALGYARSSGKTGVCFATSGPGATNLITALADAKLDSVPLVAITGQVASQVMGTDAFQEVDVLGLSLTVTKHSFLVESVEQLADTLKAAIALAHDGRPGPVLVDIPKDIQLAHIDGKELDEEMLDEKPLINNAPANYNAQPQHAPQLMTTTPDPSDLSKRLQQAAKLMSDAQRPLLYIGGGVHMAKAKEEFNALLNAAKWPVVSTLKALGTVATDYPLDLGMLGMHGSQAANYTVQACDLLMCIGARFDDRVTGKLDEFAADATVIHCDIDAAEINKLRAADVAFVEPFKHLLPQLTAGLLASNDKQIDLTPWQQQVESWQRTYAWNYDQVSTATPNAQEDDGVTSKIDGPHFLKQLSDTLPSNKVVCCDVGQHQMWVAQHMQFAQPSDHLTSGGLGTMGFGLPAAIGAQLARTGDTVVAVSGDGSFMMNVQELATIKRFGLPVKIIIMDNSRLGMVKQWQELFFDKRFSHTDLSDNPDFVQLAAAFDIPGLTIDSSQDIPQALEAMLSWQGAFLLHVKINETDNVWPLVPPNRPNHEMLTELTQ
- a CDS encoding acetolactate synthase 3 large subunit, translating into MLSGAEMVVAALRDLGVKHLFGYPGGAVLDIYDALFKDSEIEHILVRHEQAAVHAADGYARATGEVGSVLVTSGPGATNTITGIATAYMDSIPLVVLSGQVPTTMIGEDAFQETDMVGCSRPIVKHSFLCKKATDIPAAIAKAYYLASTGRPGPVVVDLPKDAVNPQHKFPYQLPRDIKMRSYNPTDKGHSRQIKKAVEAIVNAKRPIIYSGGGVIAANASAELTEFAEKLNAPVTNTLMGLGCISGTHPQFVGMLGMHGTLEANNAMANADLIIALGARFDDRVTNNVKKFCPNATVLHVDVDPASISKTIEAHIPIVGNVKTVLKQLMKLISRANLQLDNDAISAWWQQINDWRAQQCLAFQPPAQQEKIKPQQAIQALYQATNGDAYVTSDVGQHQMFAALYYPFAKPRRWINSGGLGTMGFGFPAAMGVKLAFPNETVVCVTGDGSIQMNIQELSTCMQYNIPVKIISLNNGSLGMVRQWQDMIYGGRHSQSYMASLPDFVKLVEAYGHVGLRVERAEDLQSTLEHAMSLTDRLVFVDIIVDETEHVYPMQIKGGAMDEMVLSKGDK
- the ilvA gene encoding threonine ammonia-lyase, biosynthetic, translating into MSSQTACQLNHDLSVADSSSEPLLTWSVEQYIKQILLAPVYDVAQHTPLSSLHKLSARLGHKISLKREDMQPVHSFKIRGAYNKIVTLSASQRAAGVIAASAGNHAQGVALSSTKLAINATIVMPITTPEIKVSAVKRLGADVVLHGKNFDEAQQQARCIARETGATFIPPFDDANVIAGQGTVAKELLEQQPKLDAVFIPVGGGGLLAGMALYIKYLMPSIKVIGVEPHDAACFQHALTMHHANVASEAENTDTAVPAALSRVGTFADGVAVKQMGKETFRLASQYCDEVITVSSDEICAAIKDIFDDVRAIAEPAGALALAGLKKYAAKHHEVPLQLSAVLSGANMNFDTLRYVSERTELGEQKEAVLAVKIPEHKGSYLAFCQALGGKAITEFNYRQAASSHAHIYVGIKLTEGAAELTELKQQLSNNSYEYVDMSDDETAKLHVRHMVGGRSNATLTERVYRFEFPECSGALLTFLDTLGARWNITLFHYRNHGAAIGQVLAGFELPDNEHLEFHQFLTALGYGWKDETNNPSYQLFLQ
- the ilvN gene encoding acetolactate synthase small subunit, coding for MKRILSILMENEPGSLSRVVGLFSQRGYNIETLSVAPTDDETLSRLTITTFGDDRVLEQITKQVNKLVDVLKVSNLTEKAHIERELMLIKVSASSSEQRAEVVRCNDIFRGQIVDVTANIFTIQLIGNNEKLTGFIAALNDQISVLEVVRSGTVGIARGERALKI
- the ilvD gene encoding dihydroxy-acid dehydratase → MTSTNRKITLRSATTTQGRNMAGARALWRATGVKDQDFGKPIIAVVNSFTQFVPGHVHLKDLGQLVAREIEQAGGIAKEFNTIAVDDGIAMGHSGMLYSLPSRELIADSVEYMVNAHCADAMVCISNCDKITPGMLMAAMRLNIPVVFVSGGPMEAGKTKLSDQIIKLDLVDAMVSAADPTVSDEQTEQIERSACPTCGSCSGMFTANSMNCLTEALGLSLPGNGSMLATHQDREKLFLHAGKRIVELCQQYYDNGNEAVLPRNIANKSAFENAMCLDIAMGGSTNTVLHLLAAAQEANINFTMDDIDRLSRIVPHLCKVAPSTPKYHMEDVHRAGGVIGILGELARANLLNTDVGHVAADTLANVLQQWDVKITKDDTVNSFFRAGPAGIRTTKAFSQDCRFDTLDDDREAGCIRSREFAYSQDGGLAVLSGNLAEKGCIVKTAGVDEDSLIFSGKAIVFESQDDAVSGILSGQVKAGHVVVIRYEGPKGGPGMQEMLYPTSYLKSMGLGKACALITDGRFSGGTSGLSIGHVSPEAASGGVIALVENDDPIDINIPERTIQLAISDDELASRKQQMLQRGNKAWKPLNRERPVSAALKTYAMLATSADQGAVRDLAKLEQD
- a CDS encoding branched-chain amino acid transaminase, coding for MSVDKIWFNGKMMPYADAKVHVLSHALHYGSSVFEGVRAYDTPNGPCIFRLEEHTRRLFDSAKIYRMVIPYTEAQINQACKDVIKENGMKSAYLRPVAFYGEIGLGLRVPAGTETDVAVAAMNWGAYLGDEALENGVDAGVSSWSRLAANTIPTGAKAGGNYLSSQLISIEAAQHGYGEGIALDVHGYVSEGAGENLFVIRDNVVMTTPLTAAILPGITRATIITLLQEMGYEVREQNIPRESLYLADEILMCGTAAEVTPVRSVDGIAVGNGGRGPITEKVQKAFFGLFNGQTEDKWGWLTPVNS
- the ilvM gene encoding acetolactate synthase 2 small subunit encodes the protein MNNQQSLTILAHQTPAALERILQTMRFRGFQLLQLTTQQVLIANEYQQDDQQMLLISVTVTSNHAIHLLTHQLEKLFDVATVNVLDTQPTLEKMSNTMDIATINSRTTNVALALRS